GGTCGCGCGCTTGGCCGCCGAGTGGTTCGTCCGCCATCTTATGCCGGAGGCGCACGCTGGCGACACGGCGTCAGACGTTCGGGCGCGGTGACGGGACGATGTCTACAAGCCGCGGCAAGACGGAATGGTGACCGGAGAGTCGATTGAGTACGTGGTGCTGCACGCAACGGTCAACGGCCTCGGACGCGAGGAACTGGAAGGCGAACTGAACCGGCACGCCGGCAACGGCTATCATATAGCGCCCACCTTGGCTCCTTACACCGTCATGGAACGCAAAGCCAAATCGGAGACACCCGACGGGCGCGAACGAGAATGATGTGCTCAGGAGACGCCAATGCCGCGCCGGCCGCCATCCTATTTCGGACCTGACCCGCCGGCTCTACGAACCCGGCCCCCCGATCAAGGCGGCCAGGGCCGGCTCAGCACCGATTTCGGCGATGGCCACGATTTCGTCACCCTCCTGGAAGACGATCTCGGGGCCCGGGGAGAGCACTTCGCCGGCCCGCAATACTGCGACGATCGCCGCGTGCGGCGGCAGCGAGACGTTCCGGAGCGGCCGGTCGACGAGCGGCGACCCGGGGGGTACCCGCTCCTCGACCACTGCCACCTTTCCCCCGCGCAACGAGGCCAGGGTCACCATCGCCCCCACCGAGAGCTCTTCCTGAATGATCGTCGAGATCAGGTGTGCCTGGCTGACCGCAAGATCCACGCCCCGCGCCGGGGTAAAGAGCCAAGCGTTTGCCGGATGGTTGACGCGGGCGATCACCCGCGGGACGCTATACTCCCGCCGGGCAAGGAAGGCCGCGACCAGATTGTTCTCGTCGACTCCGGTCACCGCCGCCAGGACGTCACACTGACGGACCCCGGCCCGCTCTAGCCACTCTGGTGAACAGCCGTCACCACAGACAGCCTCGATGCCGTGCGTGTGCACCTCGGCACACGCTGCGGCATCCCGGTCCACAATCGTCACCGTATGCTTCGATCCAGCGAGCGCACCCGCCAGGTGCCCGCCGACCTTGCCTGCTCCGATAATGAGTACCTTCATCTGCCGCCCTCCCAGCTCACCCCAAGAATTCGCTGAGCTGATGCGAATTCTTGGGCACCCCGATCCCTCCAACGGACCGATTTCCTGCACGCGCTCACAGGTTTTTACCGGGCCAGCTGACTCTCGAGCCGGCCGCGTGACGCGCTGCGCACCGTGCAGTACACACGGTCGCCTGCCGCAAACGCCATGCCCGGATACGGAACCAGCGACGCGCCGCTCCTGGTGACCACCGTCACCAGGATCTCGCCCGGGACGTTCAGTTCGTCGACAGACCGTCCGGCAAGCCGATGCGGAATCTCGGCCTCGACCATCTGCACGCCGCCCTCTCCCAGCACCTCGTGCACATGCCAGGCGGGGTGCCACAGGAGATCGGTGATGCGGCCGGCGCCCCAGGAGGTTGGATTGACGGTCGGGATCCCGGCCCGCCGGTAGATCTCCGCCTGTTGAGGGTCGTAGATGCGCGCCACGACGCGAGGCACGTGAAACTCGTCCCGCGCGACCAAACAGATGAGCACGTTCGCGTTGTCGGCCCCCGTGACGGCGGCCAGTGCATCAGCATGCTCGACGCCGGCGGCGAGCAGCGTCGCCCGGTCGAAACCCATGCCGGTGATCCGCCGCGCTGTGTACCCGCTGCCGAGATCCTCCAACGCCGCGGGGTTGACGTCGACCACGGCAACCTCGTGACCGGCCCGGACCGCCGTCCGTGCCACGAGCCGTCCCACGCGGCCGCAGCCCACGATGATGAGCCTCACAGGTCCACCTCCCTTCGTGTCACCGTTGCCCCGCGCCGCACGAATGCCTTTCGGATCTCTTCCGCGACCAGCAGTGTGATCGCCCCGGCGGCGACGACCCCCCATCCCCACCCCGGGACTGGCGCCGTGTTGAAGAACGCCTGGGCCGGTGGCCAGTAGGCGATGGCCAGGATGATCGCCACAGCCACGACCTCCCCGACGTTGAGAAACGCGTTGTGCAGCGGCCCGATGCGAAACAGCGATGTCAGGTCTGTCCGGTTCGTGTACGCGTTCGCGATCTGGGTCACGACGATCCCGGCGTTCGTCATCGTGATGGCCTCCCGGTAGAGGAGCGCATCCGCCGCCAGGGGATGTCCCCACGCCCATCCGCCGCGCAGAAGCGACAGCACGAATCCGACGATGGCGGTTGCGGAGACGATGGCGCCGCGAAAGAGGATGCGCCCCGCGACACGAGGACCGAGCAAAGACTCCCGCTGGCTGCGGGGCGGCGCGTCCATCACGCCGGCTTCCGGGAGTTCTGCGCCCAAGGCGAGCGAGGGCAGGACATCTGTTCCCATGTCGATGCTCAGCACCTGCAGCGCCGTGAGGGGCAGCGGCGTGTGAAAGAGCACCCCGAAGATGATTGGCAGTAGTTCCCCGAGGTTGTGGGAAAAAACTTGAATGGTGACCTTCCGGAAGTTGCTGAAGACCGCCCGGCCTTCTTCGATCGCCGCGACAATCGTCGCGAAACTGTCGTCCAACAGGATCATCGCCGCCGCCTCTTTCGCGACGTCGGTCCCGGTCTGTCCCATCGCGATTCCGATGTCGGCGCGGCGCAGCGCGGGCGCGTCGTTGACGCCGTCTCCGGTTACGGCCACCACTTCTCCTCGGTGGCGCAGGGCGTTGACCACGCGCAGCTTGTGCGCGGGGGACACGCGGGCGAAGATCACGTCCTCGCGATCGATCGAGGTCAGCAGCGCCGTGTCGGTAAGCCCGTCGAGGTCGGCTCCTGTGATGATTCGAACCCCCTCGTCCCGGACGATCCCCAACCGTCGGGCGATCGCCTCGGCCGTCAATCCGTAATCGCCGGTCACCATGAGAATGCGGATCCCGGCCCGTTGGGCCGCTGCGACGGCCTGCGCCACTTCGGGACGGGGGGCGTCCAGCATCGCCATGAGGCCGAGGAAGACCATGTCCCGCTCAACGTCGTCCGCACGACCGTGATTCACAGGACGGGGCAGATCCCGGTAGGCAAATCCCAGGACCCGCAGCGCCCCCCGGGCGTATTCGTCGTTGACCGCGACGATGCGCTCGCGCGCGCCGTCCTCAAAAGGCACCACTCCGGCCGGACCGAATGCCCGCGTGCACCGCGCGAGGATCTCCCGCGGGGCGCCTTTGACGTACGCGCGGATCCCGCCGTCCGCCAGCCTGTGGATCGTGCTCATCCGCTTCCGTACGGGATCGAACGGCAGCTCGCGAAGCCGGGGTTCCACGGCCACCGCGGCGTCGACCGTCAGGCCGGCTTTGCGGGCGGCCACCAGGAGCGCGCCCTCGGTTGGATCTCCCTGAACGTGCCACTCTCTTTCTGGCCCCGGAACGAGACGGGCGCGATTGCACAGGACGGCGCACCGCAGCAGGAGATCCGGCGGGCGTCCGGCCGCCGTGCCGTCCTCCGCGACCCATGCTCCTTCCGGCGCATAGCCCACGCCGGTGATACTCCACCGGGATTCCGCAGCCATCGCGCGCTGCACGGTCATGGCGCCGAGCGTGAGCGTCCCCGTCTTGTCGGTACAGATCACCGTGGTGCTTCCAAGAGTCTCCACGCTGGAGAGGCGCTTCAGCAGCGCCCGGCGCCTGGCCATGCGTTGCACGCCCATCGCCAGCGCCAGCGTCAGCGTCGCCGGGAGTCCCTCCGGGACCATGGCGACCATCACGCCGAGTGCAAACAGGAAGTTGGCCGCAAGCGGGACGCCGGTCGCCCACCCGACAGCGAAGAGCGCCACGCCTATGGCGCAGGCGCTGGCCGCAACCGTTCGCGCCATCCGCGCCACCTGCCGTTGCAGCGGGCTTGGTTCGTCCTGGATCGTCATCGTGAGCCCGGCAATCGCGCCGAACCTCGTGCGCATCCCGGTCGCGTATACGACGGCTATCCCGGAGCCGCTTGTGATGGAGGTCCCCATGAACACGCAATTCGGAGGCAGGTCGATCCCACCGAGGGCGGGCCGCACTGCGGTCGCGATGCGCCGCTGCGGGACCGACTCTCCGGTCAGAACGGCGTGATCCGCAGCCAGGGCGGCTTCCTCGATCAGGCGCGCGTCCGCCGGAACGTGCCCGCCCTCTTCCAGGACGAGGAGGTCGCCCCGAACCAGCTCCTCGGCCGGAATCTCGCGCGCCTGCCCGTCACGGATCACCCGCGCGCGCCGGGGGAGGAGCTGGCGCAAGGCCTCGACGGCGCGCTCCGCCCGGTACTCCTCTTCCACGGCAGAGAGTCCCTGCCGGAAGGCCCCGAGGACGCGCAGCACCTCTTCGGCCGGGAGCGCGGACACTTCTGCGTTGCCTGCCGCTTGATTCTGGATCGGCTGCACGCGCGTCGCGACGATGAGGGGACTCTCCGGAAGACCTAAAAAAAGTCTACGCCCACACGGTCAGGCAAAAATATCAGGCCTCCACCTCATTGCGGCCCCGGCGGAGACCGGATTCCAGGGGTATGGTCGCTACCTATTATTACAGTGTCGATGGCGTGGTGGTGGTGGTGAGGAGGACGTGTTCACATTCTCGAAGCGTGCGCCTGTCGATCACTCGCCCGGCCGTCTCCGCTGCTCGTGGTGCGGCTCGGGAGACACCACGCCGCACGGATCTTCCGGTCTTCAGTGCTGCCTCCGCTGCTATCAATGTCGTCGCCGACGAGTGGACGGAGGCGCTGCAAACACTACAGGCCGCCGGAGAAGTCATCGTGGTGCGTCTGCCCGGCGGGTTCTACGGCGTATGTCTGCTCCCCCGCTACGATCGAGTACACGGCAGGTGAACCCGATCCGATGCCA
This is a stretch of genomic DNA from bacterium. It encodes these proteins:
- a CDS encoding TrkA family potassium uptake protein is translated as MKVLIIGAGKVGGHLAGALAGSKHTVTIVDRDAAACAEVHTHGIEAVCGDGCSPEWLERAGVRQCDVLAAVTGVDENNLVAAFLARREYSVPRVIARVNHPANAWLFTPARGVDLAVSQAHLISTIIQEELSVGAMVTLASLRGGKVAVVEERVPPGSPLVDRPLRNVSLPPHAAIVAVLRAGEVLSPGPEIVFQEGDEIVAIAEIGAEPALAALIGGPGS
- a CDS encoding cation-transporting P-type ATPase, whose product is MQPIQNQAAGNAEVSALPAEEVLRVLGAFRQGLSAVEEEYRAERAVEALRQLLPRRARVIRDGQAREIPAEELVRGDLLVLEEGGHVPADARLIEEAALAADHAVLTGESVPQRRIATAVRPALGGIDLPPNCVFMGTSITSGSGIAVVYATGMRTRFGAIAGLTMTIQDEPSPLQRQVARMARTVAASACAIGVALFAVGWATGVPLAANFLFALGVMVAMVPEGLPATLTLALAMGVQRMARRRALLKRLSSVETLGSTTVICTDKTGTLTLGAMTVQRAMAAESRWSITGVGYAPEGAWVAEDGTAAGRPPDLLLRCAVLCNRARLVPGPEREWHVQGDPTEGALLVAARKAGLTVDAAVAVEPRLRELPFDPVRKRMSTIHRLADGGIRAYVKGAPREILARCTRAFGPAGVVPFEDGARERIVAVNDEYARGALRVLGFAYRDLPRPVNHGRADDVERDMVFLGLMAMLDAPRPEVAQAVAAAQRAGIRILMVTGDYGLTAEAIARRLGIVRDEGVRIITGADLDGLTDTALLTSIDREDVIFARVSPAHKLRVVNALRHRGEVVAVTGDGVNDAPALRRADIGIAMGQTGTDVAKEAAAMILLDDSFATIVAAIEEGRAVFSNFRKVTIQVFSHNLGELLPIIFGVLFHTPLPLTALQVLSIDMGTDVLPSLALGAELPEAGVMDAPPRSQRESLLGPRVAGRILFRGAIVSATAIVGFVLSLLRGGWAWGHPLAADALLYREAITMTNAGIVVTQIANAYTNRTDLTSLFRIGPLHNAFLNVGEVVAVAIILAIAYWPPAQAFFNTAPVPGWGWGVVAAGAITLLVAEEIRKAFVRRGATVTRREVDL
- a CDS encoding TrkA family potassium uptake protein — its product is MRLIIVGCGRVGRLVARTAVRAGHEVAVVDVNPAALEDLGSGYTARRITGMGFDRATLLAAGVEHADALAAVTGADNANVLICLVARDEFHVPRVVARIYDPQQAEIYRRAGIPTVNPTSWGAGRITDLLWHPAWHVHEVLGEGGVQMVEAEIPHRLAGRSVDELNVPGEILVTVVTRSGASLVPYPGMAFAAGDRVYCTVRSASRGRLESQLAR